AAGAGATTTGAACCACTGTACCAAGTTACCATTAGGTCAAGACAGATAATATGTGGTTTTGAGGATAAGTCtatttcatatgtggatatgaagaatagggatattctacccgagggtcactaAAACCTGAGGCATGCCGAGAGTTTTACAACATGTTGTGATCCCGAGTGTAGAATATTTTGCAATACCGAGGGTTTCATATTCACGTATGAAAGAATATTTTcttctcatacctcgacgttttattgcaattttattactttGATTTTCCGTCATTTTGACATCCATTCGAAAGAAAACGGGACTTGGAACTCTTTATGTATCAAAATAGcatgaatatttaaaacaatcaaatgaaacattcttttccatttcatatcatTAACCCTTAGACTGCCAAGTTGTTGACGTCGCCAAATTCGAACTGTCAAATAGCTGATCTGCCAATTATGACGTTACgacaattatgacgtcatttcatttttGCGTTGTTTCTTCTGGAGATTAGGCCTAATGCATATACACTGATACAGATCCTCGCCTTCATGATTAttagaagaaagaaaatatgaataaatttgtaTACGTTGTATTGATATACTAATACTTTTTATATCATACTTACTCATTtcatatgtttctgtttttaaatattacaaaGGCGAGTTTATGACGTATGAAAAATGATGAATCCATCAAAGTTgagttatattgtatatatacacaccacTGTGCTATATTGACTAATTAACAACACAAagagaagttttttttttctcaagatCAACCGTAAGTCAATTTGACCtacataaaatgatatatttattaactTCTAAAATAACTATAGATTTTTGAGTGAAATCCCGtgtattttcaaaacaaagttTACACAACACAGGTCTATATACATAATTCTTGtatttcaattgatgttgtagtTTTAAATCTACATTTCTATGCAGTGGTGTAATCGAATACATTCTCTATGCAATCCTCTCCTGCATAGCGTACATGCAGTTCGGCTTCGGCGCCTGATTCCTCCGCGAGCACGGCTAGAGCATACGCAACAGTCTTTTTCCTTCCTTTGGGGGAGGAAGTCTACATGACATCTCCTCGGTCTCGGTCTTGCTACTTGTGCGTCGGGCTGAACTCCAGCTAAATCTTCTATCACCATCTGAATAAACTTAAGTCTTGAAACCACTCTATCCGTCGTGTTGTTCTTGTATAAAATATAGGCATTCATCATGATTCGATGAAACAGATGCAATATTACTTTCTTCCAAACCTTTTTATTGCGTCGAACGCAGCTATAAGCGCTCATCACAGCGTCAGACGAATCGACAGCTCCCATGTACCTATTATATTGGTGAATGATGTTTGGGCGTCCTGTCGGGAGGTCCTGAGCAGGAAGTAAAGTGCTCAACATACGCACTGGTTTTTTACCCACCTCGTCTTTGTATGCTACACAAAGAACATCTCTCTGGCGCATGTAAATGGCAGTGCCAGCCTGGGGGTCTGCCTGCTGAATGGTACGCGGCATTGGGCGATTTTTTCTCAGTGTTCCCGTTACATAGGTATTGCGTGTTAAAAGACGTGATGCAAGATTAAGAGAAGTGAAATAGCTATCACAGAAAACATGATAGCCTTTGTTAAATAGGGAGGTTTCTCTCAAGAGAGTTTCCACTACATGAGTTCCCTGCAACTCTCCTCTTGGTGTTGGATCAAATTGTCGCCCTCTGTAAATCATCATCCGGATGACGTATCCAGTTGCCGCTTCACACAGCATCCAGAACTTGATACCGAATTTGGCTGCCTTGGTTGGAATATACTGACGCATTATACTATGACCTCTTGCAGACACTAGCGTCTCGTCGACACATAGCTCCTGATTGGGTATCAAAAACCTTTGAAACATTCTGTTAATGAAGGTCAGCAGTGGTTTGAAGCGTGCAGCTGGATCATAAGCTGGATGCTGCAAAATAATGAAACATTCTAATAAACATGTCACATGAAAAACTGTATACATCGTACAATTTTGATAAGTCTTTTACTGTATCGTATTACAACATTCAGGGACGACAAATTAGCTTTACAATTTCATAGAAGGAAGTATGACAGCCTTTTAGTCTCTGTTATTTAATGAATGctcacatttcatattttatataaaaaacataagtCTGGGCCTAAGCTATATCACTCAATAACACACACCTGTCTGTCTGCCAATCTCCGATAATCAGCCACGTGCAGGAACTTTAAGATGTTTTGGAATGTATTCCTAGAAGAAACTGTCTTAAACCAGGATGAAAGTTGGCTCGGTAACATCGAATTCCAATACTCTTCTATGGAGGTCTTTCTAACATCTGATATCTCAtctaaaaatacatgtataattcacaatttgaaGACTTATAtgacaaaacataaataaaaatatgagaCACAATATTGGTTATTCGAACCATGAATCTTTCGATCGCAGTGCAGGGACATATGGTTATTCTGATTTAAAATTCAAACACAGTCTAACTGATAATGAATAAGATAACCATGCTAAGACGTTCATATTCTTTAGGACAATTACATGATGATGCATCTTTGCAGCCATTTGatgacatgtaattatatactgCCATAAACAGATTAATTTGTcatttatatgttatatgtattcAGAACTATCGTAGTTTGAGATTTAGCTTTGAagatgtgtatttatatatatatatatatatatatatatatatatatatacataaaaagaaaacacaactataaaacagttttttcctccctagcgctttctcggctcatgccagtcttcaggggtttgaattcttttatttgtaaaacatgacgtcatagtacaatgacgtcatagtaagattacgtcatgacatggtacataaagatattgtgaatggttctggaagaaactaacaaaaacatgaggacaaaataaaaactaatatatatgttaaaatttaatttctgtGTTAGATTGCTCCTTCAATGGATTTGGTGTAGTATTATTGTACTTGTAACATTGTTTAAGTTGTCACCACCAATGTGCAGCATAAACTAGTGTATATATTACTTATTGATACGATGATGCTCCAGAGGTAAAATCATTGATCCAGAAATTTGTGATATCTTAAGAAAATACTTGGTGTTTTTGCGTTTAATGCCTTTTTGATGTCAGGCAATGCATCAGATCGAACCCAACACATATCCAAGGAAACATCATTGAATTGACGGATATGCACTTAATCAGAGAAGCGTCTCACGTGTTCCTCGTGGCCGAGGACAAGTTCTAAATGACTGTGTAAATTGTTCTGGCTTATTTCGATAATGTGATGTGTTGAACTTTGTTTTTCTCGTTTTGATTTTATTGGCTATTTATTGTATCTCTCTATGaggaaatatatacataacaaatgaataaaccaatatcaacataaaattctgttttgtttgtttttgtaagtttctaacatatttcatttcttataaaaaatgacaaattgCCGTGCGTAGAAATTCGAAAAATATATTCATCAAACACATTGAGAAATATACTAAACTATCATAATTGTGTGTAATTTAACATCAATATAACAagcaatatttgatattttatggaCTAAAGGACATTCGGACTATTAAGCCTTCGGAATAACGCGTGTACGAATTATAAGAATGTCACCAACTTTATGAggtatttatatatcttttctGTGATAGCTGGTAAATGTAACTTTACAGGATATATCTCCAGAAAGATACAAATAACTTTACACCATGTGTGTGTGCGTACGAAGGCAATGTGTTAtctaacaattaaaggattattagattgcatttatttgagacataaatgcaatctgggtggcagataaatagaatagcgccagttagggcgctatgaatatttatctgccacccagattgcatttgtATCtcaaataaatgcaatctaactaTCCTTTAAttgtgatatttacattttgttttctcttcaaattaaaacataatttagaaacgagttaacatttgaatttcccgcttcaaCCCTTTAGCCTGAACAGCCAATATCAATGTGATGAAAAATAGTCcctgtaaaaatatgaaaatacatcAAAACCTCACTGTTTTGTAGATAGTTTTTCAATTTCCTATTAATAATACATCcattttcccgcgcggactaacTTGGTGTCAGTAAACATGACTCCTATTCATGTTGGTATCAATCACATACTAGGGAGGGACAGGGAATTGAAAACTCTCACTTTTTAATTATGTCGTAAAGCTAAGTGCAGAAGAAAAGAAAGCTGTGAGGGCCTTTTGAATTTAAgggaaaatatgaaaaatgtgaAAAGTCCAGAGTTTTCATTCGACACTCATCACTTACAAACAACATTCAATCGCGAACGGAgttttttcttaatatatatttttaatctgaAGATTATTCAGAGGTTAATAAATGGTACCGTACTAGCGCATGCTTTTATATAGTGCGGCAATGAGTGTGGAATTTATTCTCAACTCGggagttatttttcaaaagttacaaaaactactcatttaaaataatgagccacaaaactgaaataatttttaCCCAATAACTATACGTTTAGTTACCTGTGTATAGATCGTAACTACTTACATGCCGGCGTGCCTCTGCGAGTTTACACCGTTATTGAATAATGATTCTATTTATGCTCTAGATTATGATATAAACATCATAACATGTCCATATGACTACCTGTTTTATTTGCAACAATTAAATTcggcatatatatatttatatgtgtttgtgtttaaaaatgataaattataaataaactatgatatttaaatattgtttttcattGTGTTTTAACTGATATGAAGTGGTTTATATCTAGCACTAACAGGAAGTACTGTAGACGTACACAACATGCATTATTTTTATCAgcttttcattaaaattaaatttcaaattataagtgattattgtcaaaaaataataaataaataggcagctgataatgataaatttatatcaaacagAGTTGTTTTTTCGTTTTGCATGAGTGTGTCAACCAGAATGCAACAATGTCAGAGTTTAACACTATACAACATTGTTTTAGGAAGGGATATAGCTGTCAGTCTCCACTGATAGCCATGACAAGGAACGGCTATATTGATGGACCTGTCCATGGCATTCGATTGCGTCCCTCCCAAACTCTTGTTGGAAACGATGGGGCTTATGGGGTTGGAGATGGTGCCATAAATCTTATTAAAAGCTATTTACCAAATCGAAAACAATATGTTGAATTATGAAATAGTAAAAGTTCAATGCATACACTGGTGAATTGGGTCCCTCAAGGTTAGATTTTGGGTCtgataatttttaatgttttcataaatGACATCTTTCTCCTCACAAAACATGCTAAACTATACAATTATGCAGATAATAACACTCTTTCGGCCATTCATGATAAAAAAATCTGTTGTTGTAGATATATTAGAAAAGGAAAGCGAATTACTCATAAATTTGTTCACTCAAAATCAAATGAAAGCAAATTCAGACAAATTTCAGGTCATAGTATCTTTCAATGAAATTATATTATTCAAAATTGGTGACATTACAATATAATGCGAAGAAGCTGTAAAATTACTTGATGTCACTATCGATTCATTACtaaattttgataaacatattaagattttaTGTATGAAGGTATCCAGGAAATAAATGTACTTGCTCGCTTGGGAGGTTTTCTTACTCTCGAGAGCCGCCGAGCGATATATAATGCCTTCATTATgtcaagttttattttttccctCTTATTTGGCATTTTTGCTCCAAAAGCAACAACAAGAAACTTGAACGAGTCCACTACAGGGCTCTTAAATTTGTATATCAAGATTTTAAATCTACATATGAAAAACTCCTTGAAAAGAGTTGCACAACCACTCTACTTATAAGTAGGCTACGCACATAAACTTTCAAAATCTTACATGGGCATGGTCCTTGCTACCTCcaaaatgttatacatttttaacAATCTTCGTACTCCTTCAGATATGGTAATGTTTTAGACTTACCAAGAACTAGAACAGTGACATATGGAACACATAGTTTCAGAGTTCTGTCCGCCACAGTATGGAATTCCCTACCAGTGAGGGCCAGAACAACCACatgttttaatcattttaaacaaattattggAAGCTGGAATGGTTTCAGCTGCAAGAGTTTTACCTTGTACTACCCTTTCTTGTATTTTAATAGTAATTTTACTTACTaaactttgaaattatttttgagCCTGGTCAACTGTGTCGATAGCGAACTTGAAGTGGAGAGAGTTGATATGACCAACACGGAAACTTGGCTCTTGGTACATTTGATCAGGCTGCAGGAAATCATATCATCAGTAATCAATAATAAaagaatgtttattttaatgtttatttttttctcctAAGCTTGTATAAATATCTGTGATCTGAGACGTGCCTTCTTTATAACGCCTGTGATAATTTTTCTCTTAGAGGGTATAGTTTTTTTTACTCCTGTAGTCTTGCTCATGCCCAGTTTTCATCTCTGCTTACTGCTTAGTGTTTATTATTTGTGTATTACATGTTTTACATGCTGTGCTTTACCTTATGTTTTCCTGTTTACTTTTGTTAAATAGTAGGTTGTAAAAGCCCACATGGGCTTGTGTTGTCATGTGTTTTAAATATGTACCGACTTTAAATAAAAGTTACTTGACTTgacttatattattattatttaggCTTCGGCGAGTGAAAACATGATCCGATTGCGCCCATCACTGGCATCAGCTGATCAGATTTCTATGTCTGTCACCTTTAATTCATATCGCATACCAAGATATACCGGTATTATCATTAAAACGGGTGACAGGTCAATACgctacaataaaatcatatatattatgatttcaaTTGATATTAAGTAAATGACCCCCCCCATTCCTACTACAGTTTTTACTTTTCAACTGGCATTTAACTTCCTgaagatacaataaaatcataaatatattatgaTTTCAGTTGATATTAAGTTACAAAACACTAATGGCTACGagaacttaaagatgctccaccgccgacagagcataaatgatattaataatttgaacaataattggtgtttaatcgtgtaccagggtatatatatgtctagttaacacaaaatataatataaaataatttattttgcctttggtgcaaattttttcgggatgcaattaattattttcaatatttcaaacttgaattaaaattagaagctcaaattttcaACGatggcaatggtgtaaagtaagtaacttttgtaactgaagaaaaatatttaatcgtctgctgctgtttttgatagtgaaaaacataccatttgtcagcgatggagcatctttaagcctAGAAGGGGAAGAGAGGGGGTTGGGGGGTGTCAAAATACCATGACACGGTGAAATGACTCCCCCTCTCCCAGTCCAATTACTTTTTGTCAACTGACATTTAACTGTCTTAAGATACAACAAAATCATAGATATCATGAATTCAGTTAATATTTAGTGTTATTTACAGAAACTGTGAATATAAGGACAtcatataataaattaaaaggGGGGAGGGgtgtcaaaataccatggcccacttcaattaattatttattttcattttataacagACATATAACTTCCTTAAGATACAATAAAaccatatatattatgatttcagtgaatgttaaatgttatttgCAAAGCACTATGACTAAGAGAACTTCAACTTAGGAGAGGGTaaaaataccatggccatggtgaaatgaTCCCAACACTTTTCCAACTGCCCCcactttattttttgttaaaacaaacaattcaaACTGGCTTAATTTAGACTTAAATGATGTCCTTTGTGATTTTATATACCATTTCATGTCGTTTAAGGAGAATAGGGTGAGAAAATATTTCAAGTGTCATTTGTAGAGAATATGAGAAATTTACTTTAGAAATGGAGAGGGAATAAAAATACCATGGCTATGATGAAATATACCCCATCCCAAACAAACACTAaggaaatttcaaaatgattttggcTTTCTATATGTACATAATTGAATACCCTATTGTATCAAAACATAAGTTTTGTTTGTCATGACCATGGTAATAATCCTTC
This genomic window from Argopecten irradians isolate NY chromosome 11, Ai_NY, whole genome shotgun sequence contains:
- the LOC138334257 gene encoding piggyBac transposable element-derived protein 4-like, with translation MLPSQLSSWFKTVSSRNTFQNILKFLHVADYRRLADRQHPAYDPAARFKPLLTFINRMFQRFLIPNQELCVDETLVSARGHSIMRQYIPTKAAKFGIKFWMLCEAATGYVIRMMIYRGRQFDPTPRGELQGTHVVETLLRETSLFNKGYHVFCDSYFTSLNLASRLLTRNTYVTGTLRKNRPMPRTIQQADPQAGTAIYMRQRDVLCVAYKDEVGKKPVRMLSTLLPAQDLPTGRPNIIHQYNRYMGAVDSSDAVMSAYSCVRRNKKVWKKVILHLFHRIMMNAYILYKNNTTDRVVSRLKFIQMVIEDLAGVQPDAQVARPRPRRCHVDFLPQRKEKDCCVCSSRARGGIRRRSRTACTLCRRGLHRECIRLHHCIEM